The following coding sequences lie in one Pseudomonas svalbardensis genomic window:
- a CDS encoding GlxA family transcriptional regulator, translating to MDAERAIAELGVLIYPGAQMAAVHGLTDLFGVANRIAAEHQAAQLPLLRVSHWQVDGDQAPKRVYDSHPAPDGALVAVLIPPSIAGFSEGLAPQGLIRWLRQQHANGATLGGVCVGSILLAESGLLDGRSATTHWTSAKAFAERYPAIKLKADTPIVDDGDLITTAGLMAWSELGLRLVNRLLGPSIAIGTARFLVVEHSDSASECGSNFSPILSHGDASILKVQHWLQSTGATDVSVATMAERAGLEERTFLRRFRVATGLKSTEYCQHLRVGKAREMLEFTNGTIDHIAWTVGYQDPSAFRATFKKITGLAPSEYRTRFGVGASQG from the coding sequence ATGGACGCAGAAAGGGCAATCGCCGAGTTGGGCGTGCTGATCTATCCCGGTGCGCAGATGGCGGCGGTGCATGGATTGACGGACTTGTTCGGGGTGGCGAACCGGATTGCCGCCGAGCATCAGGCGGCGCAGTTGCCGTTGCTGCGGGTCAGCCATTGGCAGGTTGATGGCGATCAGGCGCCCAAGCGGGTTTACGACAGTCATCCCGCTCCGGACGGCGCGTTGGTGGCGGTGTTGATCCCGCCGTCGATTGCCGGTTTTTCCGAAGGTCTGGCACCGCAGGGGCTCATTCGCTGGCTGCGTCAGCAACATGCCAATGGCGCGACACTCGGCGGGGTTTGTGTGGGGTCGATTCTGTTGGCCGAGAGCGGCCTGCTCGACGGCCGTAGCGCCACTACTCACTGGACCTCGGCCAAAGCCTTCGCCGAGCGTTATCCGGCGATCAAGCTCAAGGCTGACACTCCCATCGTTGACGACGGCGACCTGATCACGACCGCCGGGCTGATGGCCTGGTCCGAACTGGGCTTGCGCCTGGTCAACCGTCTGCTGGGGCCAAGCATCGCCATTGGTACCGCGCGGTTTTTGGTGGTGGAACACAGCGACAGCGCAAGTGAATGCGGCAGCAATTTTTCGCCCATTCTTAGCCATGGAGATGCTTCGATTCTCAAGGTCCAGCATTGGCTGCAGAGCACCGGAGCGACCGATGTGTCGGTGGCGACGATGGCCGAGCGGGCCGGGCTGGAAGAGCGCACGTTCCTGCGTCGATTTCGTGTGGCAACCGGACTCAAATCCACTGAGTACTGCCAGCACCTGCGAGTCGGCAAGGCCCGGGAAATGCTCGAGTTCACCAACGGCACCATCGATCACATTGCCTGGACGGTGGGTTATCAGGATCCGAGTGCCTTTCGGGCGACGTTCAAGAAGATTACCGGGTTGGCGCCAAGTGAATACCGGACACGGTTTGGGGTGGGAGCTAGTCAGGGATGA
- a CDS encoding cysteine hydrolase family protein — MAKHALIVVDIQNDYFPQGKWPLVGADAAAGNAVRLLKAFRDAGDSVVHIRHEFTSDEAPFFTPGSEGAKLHPKVLNRADEPVVLKHFVNSFRKTELQSILDEQGIKELVVVGSMSHMCVDGITRAAADMGYTVTVIHDACASRDLEFNGVTVPAAHVHAAFMSALGFAYASVVSTDEFLAASR, encoded by the coding sequence ATGGCCAAGCACGCACTCATCGTAGTCGATATCCAAAACGACTACTTCCCCCAAGGCAAGTGGCCGCTGGTCGGCGCCGACGCCGCCGCGGGCAACGCCGTTCGTCTGCTCAAAGCTTTCCGCGATGCCGGTGATTCGGTGGTGCACATCCGCCACGAATTCACCTCCGACGAAGCGCCCTTTTTCACTCCAGGCTCCGAGGGCGCGAAGCTGCACCCTAAAGTCCTCAACCGCGCCGACGAACCGGTCGTGCTCAAACACTTCGTCAACTCGTTCCGCAAAACCGAACTACAGTCAATCCTCGACGAGCAAGGCATCAAGGAACTGGTCGTCGTCGGCAGCATGAGCCACATGTGTGTCGACGGCATCACTCGCGCGGCTGCCGATATGGGCTATACCGTCACGGTGATCCACGACGCCTGTGCCTCCCGTGATCTGGAGTTCAACGGCGTCACCGTTCCGGCAGCCCACGTTCATGCCGCCTTCATGTCGGCCCTGGGTTTTGCCTACGCCAGCGTGGTGTCCACCGACGAATTTCTCGCGGCCAGTCGCTAA
- a CDS encoding YjfI family protein has product MKSRSPSGPPAEPDTDTASSKGERSKPSAKKPSSFYMKQMRAGLGAAGYVKHETWVLPENRSLLKQMEKQLRQPILAGSFMSENYMSAGNNWNIDRLYSALQALDEVVSNDITLSLVQGSDSSIKLEMNDFGGLPIYIAVVGDQVIVDTVLVDVESINDVPAFNDAVLRSREMFPLSSIGIESMPNGQIVYNMFGALSSDSSLTNVVTEVKTLVDNVQRASEAFERFFI; this is encoded by the coding sequence ATGAAAAGCCGCTCTCCATCAGGTCCGCCTGCCGAGCCTGATACCGATACCGCGAGCAGCAAGGGAGAGCGCTCGAAACCGTCCGCGAAAAAACCGTCGAGCTTCTACATGAAGCAGATGCGCGCGGGCCTGGGTGCCGCCGGTTATGTGAAACACGAGACTTGGGTGCTTCCCGAAAACCGAAGCCTGCTCAAGCAGATGGAGAAACAGCTACGCCAACCGATCCTGGCTGGCTCATTCATGTCGGAGAATTACATGAGCGCAGGTAACAACTGGAACATCGATCGCCTCTACAGTGCCCTTCAGGCCCTCGACGAAGTGGTTTCGAACGACATCACCCTCTCCCTCGTTCAAGGCTCCGATTCCAGCATCAAGCTGGAAATGAACGATTTCGGTGGCTTGCCGATTTACATCGCCGTGGTTGGCGATCAGGTCATCGTGGATACCGTTCTGGTTGATGTCGAGTCCATCAACGACGTACCGGCATTCAACGATGCCGTTCTGCGCAGCCGGGAAATGTTCCCGCTGTCCTCGATCGGTATCGAGTCCATGCCCAACGGGCAGATCGTTTACAACATGTTCGGCGCACTGAGCTCCGACTCCAGCCTGACCAACGTCGTGACCGAGGTCAAAACCCTTGTCGACAACGTCCAGCGCGCCAGCGAAGCCTTTGAACGTTTCTTCATCTAA